In one Chitinispirillum alkaliphilum genomic region, the following are encoded:
- a CDS encoding UPF0229 protein YeaH codes for MRAEGIMKQDKTNNKSDLQQLEKIKMEVRKAEEEQVVDHTPVEEGPKISLPGIYSSNDGNMIMGISGMNYSAQLGMSTIDELLARDRRREKDGFPRKIKVGKLFRPGKSVGDSVIIVPTTVEEKFLHDTISGSQEEQAGGSGSGEEGEVIGEQPIRPQQGEGNGAGGEGQDSNHEMESGAYDLGRILTEQFELPNLKDRGTKRALTKYTYDITDKNRGFGQVLDKKATLRKVIETNIGLGRLEDVSNIDTTGFLVSPRDRIYRVLSREKDYESQAMVFFVRDYSGSMAGKCTELVVAQHVLIYSWLLYQYAKRVETRFIVHDTEAKEVPDFYTYYNSKVAGGTQVSAAYSLVNEIVENESLANEYNIFIFHGTDGDDWDTIGEKALPELRKILTYASRVGITIAEHAYSAGQKTEVEKYIADSGMLNEYADYLRMDVIQESADESRLIEGIRKLISHEVMK; via the coding sequence ATGAGAGCTGAGGGGATAATGAAGCAGGATAAGACTAATAATAAATCAGATCTGCAGCAGCTTGAGAAAATCAAAATGGAGGTTCGTAAAGCTGAAGAGGAGCAGGTAGTCGATCATACCCCTGTGGAAGAGGGACCGAAAATCTCTCTTCCCGGAATTTATTCAAGTAATGACGGGAATATGATAATGGGTATATCGGGTATGAATTATTCTGCTCAGCTTGGTATGTCAACTATTGATGAGTTGCTTGCAAGGGATCGCAGAAGGGAAAAAGATGGGTTTCCAAGAAAGATCAAAGTCGGCAAACTGTTTCGACCAGGAAAAAGTGTTGGCGATTCGGTAATCATTGTCCCAACGACTGTGGAGGAAAAATTCCTCCACGACACTATCTCTGGTTCCCAGGAGGAACAGGCTGGTGGTTCCGGTAGTGGTGAAGAAGGGGAAGTTATCGGAGAACAGCCGATTCGTCCTCAGCAGGGTGAGGGGAATGGAGCCGGTGGCGAGGGACAGGACTCAAATCACGAGATGGAATCCGGTGCCTATGATCTTGGAAGAATACTGACAGAGCAGTTTGAACTCCCAAATCTTAAGGACAGGGGAACAAAAAGGGCTCTGACCAAATATACCTACGATATCACAGATAAAAACAGGGGCTTTGGACAGGTTCTCGACAAAAAGGCTACTCTTCGTAAAGTCATTGAAACCAATATCGGTCTGGGCAGGCTTGAAGATGTCTCAAATATTGATACCACAGGTTTTTTGGTTTCTCCAAGAGACAGAATTTACAGAGTCCTTTCTAGGGAAAAGGATTATGAATCACAGGCAATGGTTTTCTTTGTAAGAGATTACTCCGGTTCAATGGCTGGTAAATGCACAGAACTGGTAGTTGCTCAGCATGTACTCATTTATTCATGGCTTCTCTATCAGTATGCAAAGAGAGTGGAAACACGTTTTATCGTCCATGACACCGAGGCCAAGGAGGTTCCCGACTTCTATACCTACTACAACTCAAAAGTGGCAGGTGGTACACAGGTTTCTGCAGCCTACAGTCTTGTAAATGAGATTGTGGAAAATGAGAGTTTGGCTAACGAGTATAACATCTTCATCTTTCATGGAACTGATGGAGATGACTGGGACACGATAGGGGAAAAAGCGTTACCAGAGCTTAGAAAAATACTGACCTATGCCAGCAGAGTCGGAATCACCATCGCAGAGCACGCTTACAGCGCCGGACAAAAAACAGAAGTGGAAAAATATATTGCCGATTCCGGAATGCTTAATGAGTATGCAGACTATCTGCGCATGGATGTGATACAGGAAAGTGCCGATGAGTCCCGTCTCATAGAAGGTATACGAAAACTTATCTCACATGAGGTTATGAAATAA
- a CDS encoding Serine protein kinase PrkA — MSSKNRKDLLYHLTAVKKKERVFENAFQGVARMILESPINKVVVNGKTTYDFSIFRSGKKHVIGMYDEINSFVSYVKDAAEGGSSSEMAFVLVGEPGNGKTFFVEFLCARYREYLSIEKNRKYTFRFNNLDKLADYGKIKTIESQTYEDPMVLAMNFMETAHDSKEFMLSKAGFSEKELERVFNSYRPLGACSEYIWNQIREHSNGNVDEMLSFVEVVPVPMSESLGTVTGKYPAKDKMTSSAVDLLGEESIQRLLHITDTNNPYRFDLRRGALARVAGGGIHFSDEIFKNKKDLVQVYLGVIQNRTIEVDGYKWPIDSLIIATSNNSEFNHFLSEKEEAPIVDRCRICYVSHNTNYRLQKDLTQYTIGSETRTTLNNEVLHQDPNLNYAASAGVILSRLPRSEKLTPVEMLKLSAGEVAGEKSIKTLAEVIDTLNQDTSIEKRFGQKGLGQRNLGRAVQLLIESSETNEGKCAFAYDIFRALERVVLDYVSDNNDRKKYLEDLKIAKSLYRERIMTEMFNAYMDEPYAIRKDVMNYVNMIIGIDAENLGSDKMWKYKDPQNGELKALKIDERYINSVEERLGLKTKEQRDTFRTSIRKIYGQKISLDPGYDFMDNLELVKAVTDVRLKSDIAGAGSLVGALANRTNEENQKLYDRMVHTMFEKLNYCNTCAQKTIEYFCTQEDES, encoded by the coding sequence ATGAGTTCAAAGAACCGAAAAGACCTGCTGTATCATCTTACAGCTGTAAAGAAAAAAGAAAGGGTGTTTGAGAATGCGTTTCAGGGTGTTGCGCGAATGATTCTCGAGAGCCCTATAAATAAGGTTGTTGTAAATGGTAAAACCACCTATGATTTCTCGATTTTCCGCAGTGGGAAAAAGCATGTGATAGGGATGTATGACGAGATTAACAGTTTTGTGTCCTATGTCAAAGATGCTGCAGAAGGTGGATCTTCATCTGAAATGGCATTTGTGCTGGTCGGTGAGCCCGGTAATGGAAAGACGTTTTTTGTAGAATTTCTCTGCGCCCGTTACAGAGAGTACCTTTCTATAGAAAAAAACAGAAAGTATACTTTCAGATTCAACAATCTGGATAAGTTGGCGGATTACGGAAAGATCAAAACCATCGAGTCTCAGACATACGAAGATCCTATGGTACTTGCCATGAACTTCATGGAAACCGCTCATGACTCAAAGGAGTTTATGCTCTCAAAAGCTGGTTTTTCTGAAAAAGAACTCGAGCGTGTATTCAATAGCTACCGACCTTTAGGTGCATGTAGTGAATATATCTGGAACCAGATCAGAGAACATTCCAATGGGAATGTTGATGAGATGCTCTCATTTGTAGAAGTAGTACCCGTACCGATGTCAGAGAGTCTTGGAACTGTGACCGGAAAATATCCGGCCAAGGATAAAATGACATCTTCAGCTGTTGATCTGCTTGGTGAGGAATCAATACAAAGACTTCTTCACATAACAGATACTAATAACCCATACCGCTTTGATCTCAGACGGGGTGCGTTGGCAAGAGTCGCTGGGGGAGGTATTCATTTCAGTGATGAAATATTTAAGAACAAGAAGGATTTGGTTCAGGTGTATCTGGGAGTTATTCAGAACAGAACCATAGAGGTTGATGGATACAAGTGGCCAATCGATTCACTCATAATTGCAACCTCAAATAATAGTGAATTCAATCATTTCCTTTCAGAAAAAGAGGAAGCACCAATTGTGGACAGATGCAGAATCTGCTACGTTTCACACAATACCAATTATCGTCTGCAGAAAGATCTGACTCAGTACACAATCGGTTCGGAAACCAGAACAACCCTCAACAACGAGGTGCTTCATCAGGATCCAAACCTTAACTATGCGGCAAGTGCTGGTGTGATTCTTTCAAGACTTCCAAGATCTGAAAAACTTACGCCTGTAGAGATGCTTAAGTTGTCAGCGGGAGAGGTCGCAGGAGAAAAAAGTATCAAAACACTGGCAGAGGTTATCGATACCCTTAACCAGGACACTTCAATCGAAAAGAGATTTGGTCAGAAAGGTCTTGGACAGAGAAATCTTGGAAGAGCTGTACAGTTGTTAATTGAAAGCTCAGAGACCAATGAGGGCAAATGTGCTTTTGCATACGATATATTCAGGGCTCTTGAGCGTGTTGTGCTGGATTATGTCAGTGATAACAACGACAGAAAGAAATACCTTGAGGATCTCAAGATCGCAAAGAGTCTCTATCGCGAAAGAATCATGACTGAAATGTTCAACGCCTACATGGATGAGCCATATGCGATCCGGAAGGATGTAATGAACTACGTGAATATGATTATCGGGATAGATGCTGAGAATCTTGGTTCGGATAAAATGTGGAAATACAAAGATCCGCAGAACGGAGAGCTTAAGGCACTTAAAATTGATGAAAGATACATCAACAGTGTAGAGGAACGTCTCGGTTTGAAAACAAAAGAGCAAAGAGATACGTTCAGAACATCTATCAGAAAAATCTACGGTCAGAAAATCTCTCTTGACCCAGGCTATGATTTTATGGATAATCTGGAACTTGTAAAGGCGGTAACTGATGTAAGACTGAAAAGTGATATCGCCGGGGCTGGTAGTCTTGTAGGAGCCCTTGCCAATAGAACCAATGAAGAAAATCAGAAGCTTTATGACCGAATGGTTCATACAATGTTCGAAAAACTTAACTACTGTAACACCTGTGCGCAGAAAACCATAGAATACTTCTGCACTCAGGAAGATGAGAGCTGA
- a CDS encoding phospho-2-dehydro-3-deoxyheptonate aldolase has product MSFTNIRVLPTAEEVKATVSVPEELKEVKEKRDIQLRKVMENGDERFVVVVGPCSAHNEDAVCEYVSRLAAVQQKVEDKLLIIPRIYTNKPRTTGEGYKGMAHQPNHLESPNLVEGILAIRKMHIRALSESGLSSADEMLYPNNHSYLDDLLCYVAVGARSVENQQHRLTASGLDIPVGMKNPTSGDLKVALNSVYAAQIPHSFSYNGYEVSTDGNQYSHLILRGAVDHHGQVIPNYHHEDLMYAAEQYEKRSLKNPAIFVDTNHDNSGKRYKEQSRIALEVMRSRKYSSLLNRYIRGLMIESYIEEGSQKPDENVFGKSITDPCLGWDETERLIYTIADNC; this is encoded by the coding sequence ATGAGTTTTACGAATATACGTGTTCTGCCTACAGCTGAGGAGGTTAAAGCAACAGTTTCGGTTCCCGAAGAGCTGAAAGAGGTGAAAGAAAAACGCGATATACAGCTTCGCAAAGTAATGGAGAATGGAGATGAGCGTTTTGTTGTAGTCGTCGGGCCATGCTCCGCTCACAATGAGGATGCTGTATGTGAATATGTCTCAAGGCTTGCTGCTGTTCAGCAAAAAGTTGAAGACAAGCTGTTGATCATTCCCAGAATATACACCAACAAGCCCCGAACAACCGGAGAAGGTTACAAGGGGATGGCACATCAGCCTAATCATCTGGAAAGCCCCAATCTCGTTGAAGGTATTCTGGCAATAAGAAAAATGCATATACGGGCATTGTCTGAGAGTGGTTTGTCCTCCGCCGATGAAATGCTTTATCCAAACAATCACTCCTATCTTGACGATCTTCTTTGCTACGTGGCTGTGGGTGCGCGTTCGGTCGAAAATCAGCAGCACCGTTTAACCGCAAGTGGCCTGGACATTCCGGTAGGAATGAAAAACCCTACATCTGGTGATCTAAAGGTAGCACTTAATTCTGTTTATGCTGCTCAGATTCCACATAGCTTCTCCTATAACGGTTATGAGGTAAGTACTGATGGGAATCAATATTCTCACCTTATCCTCAGGGGGGCAGTAGATCACCACGGGCAGGTTATTCCCAATTATCACCATGAGGATCTAATGTATGCGGCTGAGCAATATGAAAAAAGAAGTTTAAAAAATCCTGCAATATTTGTAGATACCAATCATGACAATTCCGGAAAAAGGTATAAGGAGCAGTCGCGGATTGCTCTGGAAGTGATGAGGAGCAGAAAGTACTCTTCTCTTCTGAACCGCTATATCAGAGGCCTTATGATTGAAAGTTACATTGAGGAAGGATCACAGAAACCGGACGAAAATGTTTTCGGGAAATCTATTACAGACCCTTGTCTGGGGTGGGATGAGACCGAAAGACTGATCTATACTATAGCTGACAACTGTTAG
- a CDS encoding Fe-only hydrogenase maturation protein HydE — protein sequence MNTKDILEKKTLEKEDLLYLVKLRGRQDIDAIKNKAQEVLLSKCGGKVYYRGLVEFSNICSSDCFYCGIRKSNTAVNRFMLDSEEVVEAAKWCAEQGYGSIVLQSGERSDPPFINYVEEVVRQIKKTTVSDKLSAGLGITLCVGEQSRETYRRFYKAGAHRYLLRIESSNPQLFASIHPPRQTLQSRIRCLEILKEEGFQVGTGVMIGLPGQNLEHLVDDILFFRDIDVDMIGMGPYIVHSGTDMKVYREAFEENLEENFIRSLLMIALTRLTLRDVNIAATTALQTIKENGREQGLDFGANVIMPQLTPVNVRKDYMLYEDKPCIDESKEQCRSCLERRIKSVGREVALDQWGDSPHYARKKKRD from the coding sequence ATGAATACTAAAGACATACTTGAAAAGAAAACGCTCGAAAAAGAGGACCTGCTCTATCTTGTCAAGCTCAGAGGCCGCCAAGATATCGATGCCATAAAGAATAAGGCACAGGAAGTTCTCTTGAGCAAATGCGGTGGTAAAGTTTACTACAGGGGTTTGGTGGAGTTTTCAAACATATGCTCAAGTGATTGTTTCTACTGCGGAATAAGGAAAAGTAACACTGCAGTGAATCGATTCATGCTTGATAGCGAAGAGGTGGTCGAGGCCGCAAAATGGTGTGCAGAGCAGGGGTATGGATCAATCGTATTACAGTCGGGAGAACGTTCAGATCCGCCTTTTATAAATTATGTTGAAGAGGTCGTGCGTCAAATAAAGAAAACAACAGTTTCTGATAAATTATCCGCGGGGTTGGGTATAACACTTTGTGTCGGTGAACAGAGCCGGGAAACGTACAGAAGGTTCTATAAGGCTGGGGCCCACCGTTACCTGCTGAGAATAGAATCCTCAAATCCTCAACTGTTTGCTTCAATTCATCCTCCCCGGCAAACATTGCAATCAAGAATCCGCTGTCTTGAAATTCTCAAAGAGGAAGGTTTTCAGGTTGGAACAGGTGTTATGATCGGGTTACCTGGGCAGAATCTTGAACACCTTGTTGACGATATACTGTTTTTTCGTGATATTGATGTCGATATGATTGGAATGGGGCCCTACATTGTCCACTCTGGTACAGATATGAAGGTATACAGGGAGGCGTTTGAAGAAAATCTCGAAGAGAATTTTATTCGCTCTCTGCTAATGATTGCTTTGACAAGGTTGACATTGCGGGATGTGAATATTGCCGCCACTACAGCACTTCAGACAATAAAAGAGAATGGAAGAGAACAGGGGCTCGATTTCGGGGCGAATGTTATAATGCCGCAATTAACACCTGTAAATGTGCGTAAGGACTATATGTTATATGAGGACAAGCCCTGCATTGATGAATCAAAGGAGCAGTGCAGAAGTTGTCTTGAGAGAAGAATCAAGTCCGTAGGGCGTGAAGTTGCCTTGGACCAATGGGGGGATTCCCCGCATTACGCCCGGAAAAAAAAACGGGATTAA
- a CDS encoding thiamine biosynthesis protein ThiH, which translates to MNSSSGKKSWFETRIRQDQIDKYLKPDDKDFIDEVAIGSKLMQYRKPDKKRIEEILAKSLEIKTLSPDETAALLNVEDPELLLEMEQTAGEIKQRVYDNRIVTFAPLYLSTACVNNCLYCGLRKDNTAVNRGILSVDEVKREIEVLAGTIGHKRLIIVYGEHPESDTDYMAETMEAIYSVKAAVKNGYSSIRRVNVNAAPLPVDDLVKLNEIGIGTYQVFQETYHRGTYEKLHPKTTLKGNYRWRLYCMHRALEAGIDDVGIGVLFGLYDWKFEVMALLYHAIELEEQFGIGPHTISFPRLEPAENTPFNLASGYQVSDKDFRKLISVIRLSVPYTGMILTARENAQMRRSLVPCGITQTDASSKIGLGAYNSYKGPEQMAHRQQFILGDTRSLDEVVRELAQMGHITSFCTAGYRCGRTGECIMDLLRTGAEGKFCKLNAVITYREWLDDFASPETKEIGEKIIQKEIDEVKMKNPKVFETFMEFYNRTAMGERDLYF; encoded by the coding sequence ATGAACTCATCATCAGGGAAAAAGTCTTGGTTTGAAACACGTATACGTCAGGATCAAATCGATAAATATCTTAAGCCGGATGATAAGGATTTTATTGACGAAGTGGCAATCGGGTCAAAACTCATGCAATACAGAAAGCCAGATAAAAAACGGATTGAAGAGATATTAGCAAAATCACTTGAGATCAAAACTCTTTCTCCCGATGAAACCGCAGCTCTGTTGAATGTAGAGGATCCGGAATTACTGCTCGAAATGGAACAGACCGCAGGGGAAATAAAGCAAAGGGTATATGATAACCGAATTGTAACGTTTGCGCCACTTTATCTAAGCACTGCTTGTGTAAATAACTGTTTGTATTGCGGTTTGAGAAAAGATAATACGGCTGTAAACAGAGGTATTCTGTCCGTTGATGAGGTGAAAAGAGAAATTGAGGTTCTTGCCGGGACAATCGGTCATAAAAGACTGATTATAGTTTATGGAGAGCATCCTGAGAGTGATACCGATTACATGGCTGAAACCATGGAGGCGATCTACAGTGTTAAGGCCGCGGTGAAAAATGGTTATTCATCAATCAGAAGAGTAAATGTGAATGCTGCTCCGTTGCCGGTAGATGATCTGGTAAAACTGAATGAGATCGGGATTGGCACATATCAGGTATTTCAGGAAACCTATCACAGGGGCACTTATGAAAAGCTGCATCCGAAAACAACACTCAAAGGTAATTACCGTTGGCGTTTATACTGTATGCACCGGGCTTTGGAGGCTGGTATAGATGATGTGGGTATAGGGGTCCTTTTTGGACTCTACGACTGGAAGTTCGAGGTGATGGCGTTGCTCTATCATGCTATTGAACTTGAAGAACAGTTTGGGATAGGACCGCACACAATCTCATTTCCAAGGCTGGAACCTGCTGAGAATACACCTTTTAATCTTGCCAGTGGGTATCAGGTCAGTGACAAGGATTTTAGAAAACTGATTTCTGTGATAAGACTTTCGGTTCCCTACACCGGGATGATTCTCACTGCAAGGGAGAATGCCCAGATGCGTCGATCCCTGGTGCCATGTGGAATAACCCAAACCGATGCATCAAGCAAGATCGGACTTGGGGCATACAACTCCTATAAGGGCCCTGAACAGATGGCCCACAGACAGCAGTTTATTCTGGGAGACACCCGCAGCCTTGATGAAGTAGTAAGGGAACTGGCGCAAATGGGTCATATCACCTCTTTTTGTACTGCCGGATACAGGTGTGGGCGAACCGGGGAATGTATAATGGATCTGCTTAGGACTGGAGCCGAAGGAAAATTCTGCAAACTAAATGCGGTGATTACATACAGGGAATGGCTCGATGATTTTGCTTCACCCGAAACAAAAGAAATAGGGGAAAAAATCATACAAAAAGAGATCGATGAGGTCAAAATGAAAAACCCAAAGGTCTTTGAGACCTTTATGGAGTTTTACAACAGAACGGCTATGGGAGAAAGGGATCTGTATTTTTAG
- a CDS encoding Fe-only hydrogenase maturation protein HydF, with product MQTTPKSLRLQIGIFGRTNTGKSSFLNMIVGQDISIISPIPGTTTDVVEKVAELLPIGPVVFLDTAGIDDTSALASERIRKTVAVFDRADVFLLLTQDGVWGEFERFVYEESLKRNTPLIVVVNKADLNYPSDEFLKQIREHTSFIFICCSTDLTQREECLRSLKQFLIKSLPDEHFRKTSIIGDIIPSGGLAVMIVPIDLQAPKGRLILPQVQTIRDALDNDASALIVKETEYKNILSVLNRNPDLVICDSQVVTNMVDLTPGGIPCTTFSILFARLKGDLVSAARGAATIQNLKSGDRVLISESCTHHATEDDIGRVKIPRWLNKYKAGMNISIDVCSGRDYPRDIETYALIIHCGGCMITRKEMLSRIDKAGNCGVPVTNYGLAISCFQGVVERVLEPFPAALNEYITEINVKSPKQDRKKL from the coding sequence ATGCAAACCACTCCAAAATCCCTGAGATTACAGATCGGTATATTTGGAAGAACTAATACCGGAAAGTCCAGTTTTCTGAACATGATTGTCGGTCAGGATATATCCATTATTTCTCCAATCCCAGGTACAACAACTGATGTGGTGGAGAAAGTTGCGGAGTTGTTACCGATTGGACCGGTTGTTTTTTTGGACACTGCCGGAATCGATGACACTTCCGCTCTGGCTTCAGAACGTATCAGAAAAACGGTTGCTGTATTTGACCGGGCTGATGTTTTTTTGCTTCTGACTCAGGATGGGGTATGGGGAGAGTTTGAGCGGTTTGTCTATGAAGAATCTCTTAAGAGAAATACACCATTGATCGTTGTTGTGAATAAAGCTGATCTCAATTATCCTTCTGATGAATTTTTAAAACAGATCCGGGAACACACATCATTTATCTTCATCTGCTGCTCCACCGATTTGACGCAAAGGGAGGAGTGCCTCAGAAGTTTAAAACAATTCCTCATTAAGAGTCTTCCGGATGAGCACTTCAGAAAAACAAGTATTATTGGTGATATTATCCCTTCCGGTGGATTGGCTGTAATGATTGTTCCTATAGATCTTCAGGCACCAAAGGGACGGTTGATTCTCCCTCAGGTGCAAACAATCCGTGATGCACTTGACAATGATGCTTCAGCTCTGATTGTAAAGGAAACTGAGTATAAGAATATACTTTCGGTTCTCAATCGTAATCCCGATCTGGTTATATGTGATTCACAGGTAGTTACAAATATGGTTGATCTGACACCAGGGGGTATTCCATGCACAACATTTTCTATTCTGTTTGCGCGGCTGAAAGGGGACCTTGTATCCGCGGCAAGAGGTGCTGCAACAATACAAAATCTAAAAAGCGGTGACAGGGTGCTCATATCAGAATCCTGTACGCATCATGCGACAGAGGATGATATCGGCCGGGTTAAAATTCCCCGCTGGCTCAACAAATACAAGGCTGGAATGAATATAAGTATCGATGTATGCAGTGGAAGAGACTATCCGCGTGATATTGAAACGTATGCTCTGATTATTCATTGTGGTGGGTGTATGATTACCAGAAAAGAAATGCTTTCGAGAATCGATAAGGCTGGGAACTGTGGTGTTCCTGTAACCAATTACGGATTGGCTATTTCTTGCTTTCAGGGCGTGGTGGAAAGGGTTCTGGAGCCTTTCCCGGCAGCCCTTAATGAATACATAACCGAAATAAATGTGAAATCCCCAAAACAGGACAGGAAGAAATTATGA
- a CDS encoding Fe-only hydrogenase, catalytic subunit HydA: MKKVNLTIDGKNVSVQEGTTILQAAKEVSINIPTLCFHPDLEAWAACGICIVKVDNSPKMLRACATTVSEGMNVVTHDSEIVEVRRNVIELILSTHPNECLTCLRNQNCELQRLAAEFGIREMTFEQRLRDLPEDNSTTSLSLHPEKCVLCGRCAKVCQDMQGVWALEFLSRGENTRIAPAGDVSLNDSPCIKCGQCSAHCPVGAIVEKSEEHIVWNALRKPDMVPVVQIAPAVRVAIGEAFGWPSGTLQTGKLYAALRQLGFKAIFDTNFGADLTIMEEGSEFVERFTKKSAPIPLITTCCPAWVDYLEKFYPDMIPHFSTAKSPQSMVGSLSKTYYAEKMGIDPEKIFMVSIMPCTAKKFEIARSEEMFSSGQKDIDVSLTTRELSRMIKSAGIDFNKLPNEEADSILGDYSGAGTIFGATGGVMEAALRTAYHLITKKDLADVNFTETRGLDGVKEAKIDVEGTEVRIAVAHGMANIASVLDRVKAATEKGEEPPYHFIEVMACKGGCVGGGGQPYGADDEKRKARAAGLYNDDIKAEKRCSHNNAQIQRLYAEFLGSPLSKKSHELLHTSYTPRPEYRW, translated from the coding sequence ATGAAAAAAGTAAATTTAACAATAGACGGAAAAAATGTAAGCGTGCAGGAAGGAACTACTATCCTGCAGGCTGCAAAAGAGGTATCGATCAACATTCCAACTCTATGTTTCCATCCCGATCTGGAAGCCTGGGCGGCATGTGGGATCTGTATCGTTAAAGTTGACAACTCACCAAAAATGCTCAGGGCCTGTGCAACCACTGTTTCTGAGGGAATGAATGTCGTAACTCATGATTCCGAAATCGTAGAGGTTAGAAGAAATGTAATCGAACTTATCCTCTCAACACATCCAAATGAATGTCTCACATGTCTGCGTAACCAGAACTGTGAACTCCAGCGTTTGGCTGCTGAATTCGGAATCAGGGAAATGACATTTGAACAGAGACTAAGGGATCTTCCTGAAGATAACTCCACCACTTCGCTGTCACTTCATCCTGAAAAATGTGTACTTTGTGGCCGATGCGCAAAAGTGTGTCAGGACATGCAGGGGGTGTGGGCTCTTGAATTCCTGAGCAGAGGTGAAAACACACGTATCGCACCTGCGGGAGATGTCAGTCTTAATGACAGCCCCTGCATTAAGTGTGGTCAGTGTAGTGCGCACTGTCCGGTGGGTGCAATTGTGGAAAAATCTGAAGAGCACATTGTGTGGAACGCACTGCGCAAACCCGATATGGTTCCTGTTGTGCAGATTGCTCCTGCTGTAAGAGTGGCTATCGGAGAAGCTTTTGGTTGGCCTTCGGGAACTCTTCAGACCGGTAAACTATATGCTGCACTGCGTCAGCTTGGGTTCAAAGCAATATTCGATACAAATTTCGGTGCTGATCTTACCATCATGGAAGAGGGATCTGAATTTGTCGAGAGATTTACAAAAAAATCAGCTCCAATACCGCTGATCACTACATGCTGTCCTGCATGGGTTGATTATCTGGAAAAATTCTATCCCGATATGATCCCTCATTTCTCAACAGCCAAATCTCCTCAGTCTATGGTAGGATCGCTTTCAAAAACCTACTATGCTGAAAAAATGGGTATCGATCCGGAGAAAATATTCATGGTTTCCATTATGCCATGTACAGCTAAAAAATTTGAAATCGCACGTTCTGAAGAGATGTTCTCAAGTGGTCAGAAAGATATCGATGTATCCCTCACTACCCGGGAACTTAGCAGAATGATAAAGTCTGCTGGAATCGATTTCAATAAGCTGCCCAATGAAGAGGCTGATTCGATTCTGGGAGATTACTCCGGAGCGGGAACCATTTTCGGAGCTACCGGTGGTGTTATGGAGGCTGCTCTGCGCACCGCATACCACCTGATCACCAAAAAAGATCTTGCCGATGTTAATTTTACCGAGACACGCGGCTTGGATGGTGTAAAGGAAGCTAAAATTGACGTTGAAGGCACAGAGGTGAGAATCGCCGTTGCGCATGGAATGGCAAATATCGCTTCAGTTCTTGATAGAGTTAAAGCTGCCACAGAAAAAGGCGAAGAACCTCCATATCACTTCATTGAAGTGATGGCGTGTAAAGGGGGTTGTGTCGGTGGAGGTGGGCAGCCATATGGTGCTGATGACGAAAAACGGAAAGCACGTGCTGCTGGACTCTATAACGATGACATTAAGGCCGAGAAAAGATGCTCACACAACAACGCCCAGATTCAGAGACTCTATGCTGAGTTCCTGGGAAGTCCGTTGAGTAAAAAATCTCACGAGCTTCTTCACACCAGCTATACTCCGCGTCCTGAGTATCGTTGGTAG